gccgacaatggggacaaaaactcgcccgttttcggctaagggacccttttatagtggctggccaggccacgttcgggggccgaacgtgcctccgcatgcatgccatattcggcggctgaacttgaggttcggcggccgaacctggactttcctcaacctatgccttcgggggcctaaggcacacccgaaatgcctgcatgttcggcggccgaacctgggttttcctccaaggttgtttttattcaaaaactcatttcctctttacttaaaatcatcaaaaactttaaaatatttcatgaaaacatggttttacccttctagaggtctccgacatccgagattccaccggacggtaggaattccgataccggagtctagccgggtattacagaatccCTAGCTCaaacagatagactcaaaagaACACATGAAAAGAATCGAGTTAGGGGCAACCATACGGGGAGTGATTTCGAAATACCGAAAAACTTCGATAAAAAATGGAGAGAAGGGAAAGGTTAGGCCAAACTCACGctgtttaacaaaaaaaaactaGACTGCGATCCCTCTAGGGATCAATGAGACCGGAGGGTGGAGGTTctggaagaacgatcctctcgtTATGATGAGGAGCCCTAATCCGAAATAAGGGGGTATCTAGATATTCTCAAGAAAAGAGGACATGAGGGAGGAAGTAGTGACATTAGACTCTAGGTTCATAACATCCTGAAGTTTTGGATCTTCCATGGCAGAACAGAGTACGTACCTTGAAGATGATTTCGCAGGAAAAATGTGGAGAAACGAGGTGCGCAGAGAGCGACCGGAGAAGAAGAGTTCTGTAGAAATTTGAggttttttgaattttgaaaatagAAAAGCAAAGAAGAGACGTTTTGATGGAAACCGTTCTCAAGCTGCGCGGTCATTAAGAGAACCTAGATATTTACGTCATCATCACTCAtgcaataactgctgaggaggtaaagggacAATTGATGATCGTCGGGTTTCACATGTCCAAGAAGGGGGTCAGGCCCACGAAAATTGCCCCAGCCCAAGATTCAGAAATCCTCCCTGTCAGGTCAGACTGGCCCCTTCGACCCAGACCTCAGAAAGTAGGTCGAGTCACTCACAAGCTCAGGCGCCCCAACCTTGAGCTCAGCCCAGTGATGTGACATGAGGAAGGACGGCAGGCTCAGTTACCTCGCAGCCCTGCCTGCATACGCGCCGGGGGAATTAAATAGCCGCCTGATGTGGAGAGTACGTCTGACGCCATTCGTATGTACGGACTTGTTCGACAGAGACAGACGATATTGTAGCAAAGAGACAGTTAGGCGTCGATAGTAGACAAAAGGGAAAAAATGATAAAAGGTGAGGAACATCCTTCACGGAGGTTAAGTTTACACAACCACCATTGTAAAGCCTATTCTCTAAATCTaagaacataaaaaataatttaattttttaatttacgaAGAATTTACgtgagaattaatttattttataaataattttttattgagaaAGCTTAAGAGCGTCAGGATCTAGAAATTTTGTTTTTGAAGGCCCGATTTAAacgtaaaataaaatatataaaataaatatatatttaaaaaatttataaaaattaataaaatattataattaaattacaatttatttattttttataaattaaaatatagtaataataaatttattattttatatttataattatatcgtTAATCGATTGATAActcatctttaattttattatgaaatttatttttgatatatttattatagaaaaaattctttattataaaatttatttttaataatatttattataaaaataactttttctattataattgtcacatataaaaagtaatactattaaaataatataataatttaatataatatttactataaaaattaaattatttaaccaattaactataaaaataatatattcatttcatttttcctcaatttaaataatttaatatattatctataaaaataatacttaatttatatttaaatatttttaaatttaaattatctaacctATTacctattaaaaaatttttaaatttaaatattctataAAACTCAttcattaatgaaatattactcataacatttttatttaaaaaaaattaaaatttattttttaatatttaaataatttaataaataattttaattatataaatagattaaaaattaattaagtgagataattactttttaataataaaaatagtatataaaattaaattatataatgaatatataattctttttaaaaacttacgaattaaaattgaaattttaaaaataaaaaataaattttttagattaaaaaaaatagagaatgaaaggaataaaataaaattaaatgaactaAATAGCATTAAAGGGGAATaagatttatttgataaaaaattaaataatttaattttataaattataaaatattttttaaatatataaaaatctaataatatttttttatatatataaatatttctacataatttaaaaatttttgaagAGACCTATAGCACATGGTACTAATGTGAAGAGGAATAGAAacgtattaaaataattaaaatttttaaaattaaaaattaaattaaattaaaataaaaaaaaatcaaactgaatttttgaattaattcaattcgatcgattttttcgatttaaaccgaatactactcactcctaaaaattaatacatttatcttCACTGTATAATATATAAagcaataatatatttatttttttttacgttagttataaattattattaaaattataattttattaaatataaaattaattatttattaatatatattattatatataataattttttttaataattttaaattattatcaaattgTTATCTTTAAGCACATTTTAATTAAGCCTCTACCAAAAtgtttaaatagtttaataattCTAACATAAATCATACTAAAATCCACTTAAAAAGCAAGTCCAAGTCCATATTTTGTtaaataatcttttttttttcacttcaaAATGGGTAAAACTTTATTGAAGTGGTGGTGTAGCTTGACTTTATAGGTCATTTGCTTTCATTGGAGTTAGCATttgatcggttcggttcaaaattaaatcgaactaaataaatcaaaaatcgaaattttaatatttataaaaaccaaaccgaatcgattttgatcagaaatcgaatcgaatcgaatcggtctgattcaatttgatttgattcggtttgatcgattttgatttttaataaattttttattttttacactttatttttaatattttaaaatttaattaaaatattttaatcttaatataatttaatttctctatattattgaaaataacatattattatcattaatcgattcggtttgattttttcaatttttttctgatcaaaattgaaccgaaccgaaataaccgaaatttttaaaattaaaaaccgaatcgaatcgaattgaataaaaaaccaaactaaattttaaaattaattcaattcgatcgattttttcgatttgaaccgaatactgctcatccCATTCATCATGAATGCTTTGTAGTACAAAGAGAAGTTATAGTTATTGTTATTTCTTAatgttagaaaataaaaatagtacTAGGAAGCTgacatttatttattcatttagtATAATATCagttgattaatttaaatttatgtcgATCAGActtattaaaagataaattacttgtttttaatttttaaatatactaaGATTTAAActctaaactttttaaaatagaattaattacactctattaagaaaataaacacTAAAAACCGAAATTTCTTGTTGAATTcttgaaaaattcaaaaatctcttaaacaataaaaaaaaatataactatttataatagcaaaaactctattatgaaaaattatgaaaattttttttaaaaaaataataaaaataaaaaattaattctataAATGATAAAGTTTTGGACTTAATGAATAGGTCTGCGGCTCTCTGTTATACTTTAAAAGTTGTGTATctcgaaattttttttttaaaattttatcataaatcTACAATGGATGTCGACAGcaataaaagttaaatttagtTCAAATCtactataaaatataaagattaattgCTACGCATcagattgatttatttttatggaTAGGAAGCTGGTATTTATTGAGACCCAAGAAACTCACCAATGTGATTGAAGAACTTtcaaaaaggaaaattttagTGGGCTTTCCATAAGAGTAATGGGATTGAAGAACTttcaaaaaggaaagttttagtGGGCTTTCCATAAGAGTATCAATGGCTTCCAcatattatattaatagaattagCTAATCAAAATGCTTACTTAAGAGTATGAAGTTGACACACAACAAAGAAGTTGTTCTCCAAGGATAGCCACAAGAATTAGAGAGATTTTATGACAAGTTCCAATCATGAAAAGTTGGAGATAATTAActactatcatttatttttgcAATATTCATAAACATAGGATATTACAATAAATTATTCTAATAGAAAAACAAATACAAGAATACTTGTCTCCATATAAaagcaaaaaacaaaaaaaaaaaaaaaaattgaagagaaagCGTAAAAAGAAGGCAAAAAGATGCATGAGAAAGAAAACTTTTTCCTTTCCACCTTTTGGTGTTGTTGTTTGGTTTCTCTGTGGGTTGTTATGTgacatttatataaatattttatttatttatattcaagTTTATCTGTTGAAGAGTAGTGTGGGCCTGCAAGAAACTTTTCTCCATCTCTTTTGAATCTGCTCTCATCTCCTTGTGTACTTCCCACCCTGGCTCTTCTCTGTTAGCTTGGCTTAGTAGATAATTTTTGAGCACCCGATTAATAGTAAGCTCTGTGATCATTGCTTTTTTACTTCTCTACCATCACACAACCTGCAAATCTCTTGTATCTGCTCCCTGGCATCTAACAAGATTACACACATGGGTAGGATCAGATACATGCAACTGTATTCCTTCATCTGATGCAAGGCTGTTCAATCCTGTATGATTGAAGTATGATATATCAGATGGTATGTGTATATGTATAGCTTGGAGGAATTATTCTGATCTTCTTAGAATTGAAAAGGGTCCATGAAATGCAGCTTTTTTATCAGGGTAAGATTCTGCAGAAAGATGCAGTTCATGCAGGTTTGTTGATAGAGTGAAGAAGCTTTTGACAGTTTATTCTGCAACATTATAAAATCAAAAGATTCTATGTTGTCTGAATCTGTAATACATGTCTCACACtttgagatatatatatatatctataatatattatatgtaCAAGAAATTGAAAACACCTGTTGCATGTTCATAATGCTACAGATGAAGATTTAAAAGGTAGCTATGGAAGCTATTGACAGATGACTCATTTTAGCTTTAGGTGCTCTCTTGGAATTTGAGAGATCGAGACAAGGCAGCTGGGTTGGCATGCAACAGTGGAGAAGTTTCAGCTCTGTAGTTTCTGTCTTCATTTTTAGATTCAAAACCTTTGAAGAGTGATCTTCCTCCATTCAAATTTGTTTTGTCACTGCTCTTAATCCCAAGTGTTGCCCATATAGAGGATTTTGCAGCTTCGCTAGGATCATCAATTCTGAGAGTTTTTGGGATCAAAACACTGCTTTCTGAGGGAGATTCTGAATGTGTAGGATTTAAGATTTTGCCTTCCCTTGTGTGTTTACCTAGTGCAGAAGTAAAACAGTGATGATTCAAAGATAGTGATTGTGGCGAGAGACATGGTGCTACATTCCAAGGAGTCGGAACACTGCAACCCCAGTATGCCGGTGCCGGATAAAATGAAACTGGAAACCCAGAAGGGCAAAAAGTCGGCGGAGCCATTGGAGAGCTCCATGGataagaccaaggaggccctgcAAAGCTTGGAACTTGAGGTTCAGGAGTAAAGCCACAGTTTCCTTTCTTCTCCGATGAATTCGAAACTGTGACAGAAGATCCACTTGCTCGATCATCACCATTATCGCTTGCTCCTCCTCCACAAGAAATGAGGATACTTTGTTCAGGTCTGTGATACCCATTTCGAATATTGTTCTGTGTTTTGTCTGAAAGGTTCAGTACAGAAGCCACAGATTCACAAAGAGGAGAATCTGAGCCAAAATTAAGGACAGAGGTGCTGGTTCGGAGAGCTTCCGATACCATTATTTGACGGTAAtgtgcagcagcagcagcagaagAAGAGCTTTTGTTCTTGCGACGACCAGCTCCGACAGGGACATTTCTCATGGTTCCTCCAGCAGTCCAGTATCTCTGACAGTTCTTGCAGAAATGACGTGGCTGGTTAACGTTGTAGTTGTTGTAATAACAGAACTTGGTATCCATGCTATTACATCTAGGACATGGAAGTATTTTGTCAGGTTTCTTCAAAGTCTTTTCTTGAGAGTTACTTGTCTCGCTTTGTTCTCCATTCTTGGAGCTTTTCTGGGGTGAAGCTTCTCTC
The Manihot esculenta cultivar AM560-2 chromosome 1, M.esculenta_v8, whole genome shotgun sequence genome window above contains:
- the LOC110622472 gene encoding cyclic dof factor 1 isoform X1 yields the protein MSGFKDSTIKLFGKTIPLPLFHRPPHLSSPNESSSAAAVGPVQLQDSSDENPTSSPENTFSMEQEAHQWNRESSEKDATDDKQEGTTSDHVIEDSKDPTTSSDINEKLLKTCSAEREASPQKSSKNGEQSETSNSQEKTLKKPDKILPCPRCNSMDTKFCYYNNYNVNQPRHFCKNCQRYWTAGGTMRNVPVGAGRRKNKSSSSAAAAAHYRQIMVSEALRTSTSVLNFGSDSPLCESVASVLNLSDKTQNNIRNGYHRPEQSILISCGGGASDNGDDRASGSSVTVSNSSEKKGNCGFTPEPQVPSFAGPPWSYPWSSPMAPPTFCPSGFPVSFYPAPAYWGCSVPTPWNVAPCLSPQSLSLNHHCFTSALGKHTREGKILNPTHSESPSESSVLIPKTLRIDDPSEAAKSSIWATLGIKSSDKTNLNGGRSLFKGFESKNEDRNYRAETSPLLHANPAALSRSLKFQEST
- the LOC110622472 gene encoding cyclic dof factor 3 isoform X2 translates to MSSCIFSCISVLFFALFLIKWISRMKLNFLFWKFCLKFQESSEKDATDDKQEGTTSDHVIEDSKDPTTSSDINEKLLKTCSAEREASPQKSSKNGEQSETSNSQEKTLKKPDKILPCPRCNSMDTKFCYYNNYNVNQPRHFCKNCQRYWTAGGTMRNVPVGAGRRKNKSSSSAAAAAHYRQIMVSEALRTSTSVLNFGSDSPLCESVASVLNLSDKTQNNIRNGYHRPEQSILISCGGGASDNGDDRASGSSVTVSNSSEKKGNCGFTPEPQVPSFAGPPWSYPWSSPMAPPTFCPSGFPVSFYPAPAYWGCSVPTPWNVAPCLSPQSLSLNHHCFTSALGKHTREGKILNPTHSESPSESSVLIPKTLRIDDPSEAAKSSIWATLGIKSSDKTNLNGGRSLFKGFESKNEDRNYRAETSPLLHANPAALSRSLKFQEST